Genomic window (Eriocheir sinensis breed Jianghai 21 chromosome 57, ASM2467909v1, whole genome shotgun sequence):
gggcggggcgggacgcgACACACCCGACACACCCCCTCACGGACCCTCACGGCGGGCCGACCCACCACAGCCGAcactgacggagagagagagagagagagagagagagagagagagagagagagagagagagagagagagagcatgcatcTAGTCTGTGGTGGCGGCAACCGACACAAGACGCAACAGCAGACTATAacgagaacaataacaacaacaacaacaccaggaCAACACCAAACCCTCACCCACTCATGCACTCAACTGCCATGTTTGTAACCTAACAGACCAAggccgggaggggaggaggagcacccccacaccccctcccccccgctgctcctcccccccctccgcccTGCAGTAGCCTGACATAgatgttcgtgtgtttgtttccCTATAAGACGCCCGGTGGTGTGACTCTTATGGGACACTCAAGGAGCCACACCCACAACGCCGGGAGGATAGTGATCATAACAAGGGTGATAGTATGGAGGGTTGTGATGATAGTACAGAGGGTGACAATAatagctaagtctatatacaccaagtcaagtcatacgcaggtttgtgggaggagacggccgaggcgtggcttatacgtgacactgcttggagccaaactagagaatgtagaaacagggatttagagaaaacgagaaaaggcggactaatttaaatcaatcacttcaacatgccctctctcacaccccacaccgacgtttgtagtcattgaaattacagtcatgcaatagcacaataaaaaaaacatattttttcggcagtggcttgcctgaacgcgctgtgaaagaaggcgagaatgtacatccagagtgcacacacggccgcaacttaagtcacccctgaactggcgggtttttttttttttttttttttttttttttttggatccaagtgacgtcatcccgctgctccgccccaaaaccgcctcctgcgcgtaccggtcgcagttttgaagcagggtgacttgacttggtgtatatagacttagaacAATTGTACAGTGATAATGATGCTACGGAGGGTGACGACGGGTGGTAATGACGATAGTAACGGGTGATTAGGGTGATTGCTTGCAGTGATAAGGATGATGCGTTAATGTGAGAGGGTGTTATGTTCCCTcaccctgcccctcctcctctctgacacccccccacccccccccctctgagGCCCCCTaccactcccccttcctcccccccctcttcacccccccccacccctccattAACCAAAACAGATATTCAGAATAGTGTGTTtctctgtgtatgtatttctctTGGTTCAGGAGGCATACGTACACAGGAaggagctacacacacacacacacacacacacacacacacacacacacacacacacacacacacattcaccccctcccctctccccttacccccccAAAGTAATGCAAACGTTTCTATACTGTTTTTCAAGTATGTATTTTTCCAGCGAGAATTGGCTGTGGGTGTGcgttttgttagtgtgtgtgtgtgcgtctgcgtgtgtgtgttagtatgtgtgtTTTGACGTGAGGAATTTTACACTTTTCTCGGCTTTGCGAtcgattctttttattttttattttttttatcgtgtTTAGTTGGACGTGCGTAATTAGCGTGTGATGTTGACCTCTCATATCCCCCCTGACCCCTTGAATTTGACCTGGCTTGACCTCCTCTAGAAAGGCAACACACTACCCCTTCACCGGATACTCCATAAGCCTCGCCTGttcttgtggtgtgtgtgtgtgtgtgtgtgtgtgttggttgtgaGCTTGTTCCGAAATACGTCTCTTCCACTTAGTTTCATCCCATGAGAAGCGATCTTGTAAATTCTCTTGTAAATTCTCTCTTCTAAATTCTGTGATCTTGTAAATTCTCTTCTAAATTCTGTGTTGTTGTAAATTCTCTTCTATAAATTCTGAGGTTGTAAATTCTCTTCTATAAATTTTGAGGTTGTAAATTCTCTTCTATAAATTCTGAGGTTGTAAATTCTCTTCTATAAATTCTGAGGTCATAAATTCTGAGGTTGTAAATTCTGAGGCCATAAATTCTGAGGCCATAAATTCTGAGGTTGTAAATTCTGAGATCATAAATTCTGAGGCCATACATTCTGAGGTAAAGTCTGAGGTCATAAATTCTGTGGTCGTAAATTCTGAGGTTGTAAATTCCTCCCTCTATATTCTGTGAAAAGCTTGTAAATTCACCTCTTCTCAAATTCTCAGATTGGTGTTAtggtaatctttttttcttttacgcattcaaccactttctcttttccttctctctctcctctcttttctttctctctctcatttcattcctTGTCGTGTTTATCCTCATGAAAAAAATAagcacctcctctttttctttctttctcttctctatccttgacttttcacttttctttctttttctttctcttttttcttgtggTTTGCCCTAAAAAAAATAGCTTACTTGGGTGTCTTGGAGTGGTTAGtgtatctatcttcctttctgtatttctttctgtatttcttttccatCTTGTTGTGAGTGCGTGAACCGGGTCTTCCATTTCAGTCTCAACAAATTACGTACtgcatttagtgtgtgtgtgtgtgtgtgtgtgtgtgtgtgtgtgtgtgtgtgtgagacatgtACTTATGAGTCTTCCCTGTTTAGTATTGTTGACACACTCTTCCTAATGGTCATAGTCGGCACTCTGCGTTGGTCTCGTCTGTCTGTCACACCTCTACAGGGTCATGGGTTATGCTGAGGTGCCATGCtgcagccatcatcatcatctgttgaACGTCAGGCTTTCCCATCATCACACGAGGTTAGGCGGCTAATGTTACacttctgtctctatctgtcctTTGCCTGTCTCCCCAGTTCACAGTGTTGCCAAGTCCTCTTCAGCACACTGCCCCCATGACACTTCCAGCTACTTCTGTCCTTTGCTTCAGTCTCCCCAGTCCACAGTGTTGCCAAGTCCTCTTCAGCACACTGCCCCCATGACACTCCCAGCTACTTCTGTCCTTTGCCTAAGTCTCCCCAGTCCACAGTGTTGCCAAGTCCTCTTCAGCACACTGCCCCATGACACTCCCAGCTACTTCTGTCCTTTGCTTCAGTCTCCCCAGTCCACAGTGTTGCCAAGTCCTCTTCAGCACACTGCCCCCATGACACTCCCAGCTACTTCTGTCCTTTGCTTCAGTCTCCCCAGTCCACAGTGTTGCCAAGTCCTCTTCAGCACACTGCCCCCATGACACTCCCAGCTACTTCTGTCCTTTGCTTCAGTCTCCCCAGTCCACAGTGTTGCCAAGTCCTCTTCAGCTCACTGCCCTATGTCTTCTGTAGCCTGCCTGGTGGGTGGCGGCAGAACAGACATCTTCCTTCTGCTGTTACTGTTACTTCTTGTCATCTCTGTCTTCTCATGATCACCAGGTTGAGTATTGTCTTGTTAGGGTTCACACAGCTTTCCTCTCCCACCTTTTCTTCTTGTCATCTCTGTCTTCTCACGATCACCAGGTTGAGTATTGTCCTGTTAGGGTTCACAcagctttcctctcccatcttttcttcttgtcaTCTCTATCTTCTCAGCATCACAAGTTTGAGTATTAAATTAAGTTGTCACACTCGTCTCAAATCGGCATTCATCTTTGTTGCCCTGCCTTCCTATTCTGCATGTCTATTCCCTCTATTTGCATTTATATTTCTACTTGTcatctctattctttctattcttcccttctgtcctttctgttcctttttcttttgttcctgttctATCCACTTGAcatatctattctctctctctttctccttcaatcatcttcatcctcctacaCTCCTTGGATGTCGTACACTCTCCCTACCTCATCGACAGCATAATAATCTAAGGGCTGTGATctgttcctgcctcccttcctgatCCTTCCTAgtactctcccttcatttcccagaTCTCCCTTgcttatttcctccctttgtcgtcttcctccctccctttacaccctcccttgctcctcctcattctctccctttcctccgattctttcttcctttccttcatcttccttctttcctctctccctctttataccctcccttccttaactcctcccttgctcttcctctttctctccctttcctccaattctttcttcctctcctgcacctcccttctttcctctccctctttatatcctcccttccttaactcctccctctctccctctttctctccctttcctccaattctttcttcctcttccctcacaagcttctatttttttttctggtaacttGCTGGAGGACTTGGGTTGCTAATGCGTAAGTCTTGATAGGAAGTGACGTTATGGTTTTATGAGATGATTTTTTGTGTTGGCGCCCTGCTGACCATGCTATTgatgacctcacacacacacacacacacacacacacatctttccttttctcctctcccttctctaacaattccatctcttctctctcccctccctatcacccctacacacatacacacacacacacacacacacatctttccttttctcctttccctccctctccccttcccctcccttcctctcccttctccaacaattccatgccttctcctctccctcctcttctctctcccctccctatcacccctacacacacacacacacacacacacacactaggaccACTCTTAGTATAGGCTTTCACTCActgcttgtctgcctgtctgtctgtctgtctgttggtggtGAGGTCGCTGTccgggtggtggtagtggtggtggtggtctgcccTAACGCTGCATATTTCAACTTCAGGGACATATACAACGCTTTCATAATACTCCCCTTGTGACGAGTGACTGATGTGCAAAGGGTTTTCATAGGTGGATATTTTGAGCGAACGACCTTGCCCACGGATGTTTTACGGTTGTTTGGGcttgcttggtgtgtgtgtgtgtgtgtgtgtgtgggtgggtgggtggtgtgttTGAATGAAAGACGAACCTTGCAATACTCAACTAACAACTTTGATAATTACTTTTTCAATGCCTGTTTTATGTTAGTGGGGTTGTTTTgggtttccttgttttttttttgtgtgtgtgtgtgggtgtgtttgaatGAAAGACGAACCTTGCAATACTCAACTAACAACTTTGATAATTACTTTTTCAATGCCTGTTTTACGTAGTGGGGTTGTTTTGGGTttccttggtgtgtgtgtttgtttgagcgAAAGACAAACCTTGCAATTCTCAACTAACAACTTTGATAATTACTTTTTCAATGCCTGTTTTATGTTAGCGGGGTTGTTTTGGGTTTCCttggcatgcgtgtgtgtgtgtgtgtgtgtgtgtgtgtgaacaagcgACAAAACCTTGCAATACTCAACTAACATCTAAGCCAATCTCTTTTTAAATATCTTTCCCTCATTGAAGTTTACACACCATCCTCTCACTGCGTTAGTTTACCCTTCGAGGCTAGTACTGTGTTCTGCTACCGAGAGGAACAGCTGTgatgcgtacgtgtgtgtgtgtgtgttgagggagtGGTTGTGTTGCTCAGTGGAGAGTTGCCGAGTCTTCGTACGTTGAGTTTATGTTATTCCGCGTCCGTGTTATTGAGTTAAGTTAGATTTCGTATGTCTCTACGATCTTGGGAGAAGCTTCTTTCTTTAGCCTGAGGGAGTGGTTGTGTTGCTAAATGGAGAGTTGCCGGGTCTTTGCGTGTTAAGTTTATGTTCTTCCGCGGCCGTGTTATTGAGTTGAGTTAGATTTCGTATGTCTCTTCAATCTTGGGAGCTGCTTCTTTCTTTAGCCACAACACTCACTCTCTCTGAACCATGCATAATGTGTGCTTTACAAGATAACACACACGTTTTTTGCATTTCCGTGGgtcatgccgtgtgtgtgtgtgtgtgtgttacgtttgAGGCGCGTGTTTGGTCGTAATGGTGGTGAATCTTGTGTGGATGTGCTGCGAATCACTCAACTCGGTGTGGAGACGGATGTGGTTTCTCATTTCTCAAGTGTGGTGATGCAAGGGTAGATTTCTGTGCCAAGATATCCGTTATTCTTCCCGGTATTTTCTCCGCATTTCCCGTGCGACGCTCCTTGAAGTGTTGGGTTGGAGTGCGTTGTGTCTGGGTGTGTCTGGTCGTGGCATCCAATACTAAGTTGGGTCTGGTGCTTCCTTCCCTTAGATTGTGTTTCTGGGAACGGTGCGGTTTGAGTTTTGTAATGTTCCTTTTGTTTCCTGTGTCGCCCAGTGGCTGTCTTGCGGTGTTCTTGGTCGGCCTGGCGGTAAATTCTCTCCGTGGTGCATCTGTTCTCTGCTGGGAAATATGTTGAGTTCCTGTGGTGCAGATTCTTCCTTTGCTGTGCTCTGCGTTTCTGGAGGCCTGAGTAAAACTGTGGTGCGGTGTGTGACGAGGGAGCGGCGGTGCAAGCGACACGGTGCGTGGCCGAGCGGTGCCGGCCGGATTCAAAGCTCAATAACGGGAACAAACTCTTAAAGCAGTAcatgtaaggaagagagggaagtaaaaagactatatatatatgtgtagttAGATACTGTGAAGGGACAAACTCACGAGGGCCGCGTGCACGAGTGTTTTCTGCTGCGACGGCGCCAGGATTGTCACTCCAGGGCCAAGAAATCTGCGTCTGATGTGCCCCAAACAGTAGCCCCAGGTTGAGGCAGTTCATCCTCGGCCACCAACAGGCCCGTCAGCAAAGCCTTCTGGCACCAAGGGACAAATATAAGAAGAAATTGTAATGTTGCCTCACACTCTGTACGCCTCAATGTATCCTTCAGATTTTTGTATAAAACTTCTAATGTTTGTCATAGAGGGTGACTAAAACACATAAGACAACCCCCAAAAATTTCATAAAAAGTATGTGTTTAGAAGTATGCTCATCTAAAAGGTGAGCCCCAAATTTGAGCCATTGGGAGGTTCCTGTTCTAGGGCCtctttcagtcactttgtttgttttgatcgttaccaatggcggcgatcgacgctatagttttccacgtgaaactggcctatggggtagtggcggctgcagaggaagcgagaggtgttgagagtgtgtggcaaggtgcggggctaggctaaccccgcagccaccactaccccatcggccaggtttacatggaaatactatagcggcgataacagccactggtaacgatcaaaacaaacaaaacatctgTGAAAGTGGCCTCTAGTGACCCCAGCCCTTTGTCCCTTCCCAGTGACCTGTGCGATACACCATTAGTCCCCTGTCAAGCGGCACAACACAACTATTGGTCTTACCGCAGCCGACAGCAAGAAGCACTCCTGCCCGGGGCCCTCACGCAGCACACGTAGAAAACACAGGAAGGTCTAAAGTGAGCACACAGTTAGACAATGTTCAGAGACTAACTTTTCAAGCAGTTCGTGTAAATCAGAAATGAGAGTAAAGAGGAACATTTACCTAGTTAGATATTTTGGATGACGTAGCTCTGATGTCTTTGCACCAAGGTTGTGAGTTGAGCTTGTGGTTGCTACCTGGTGAGCGCCTCGTCTTGTGGCGGTGAAGGGACACTGACGGGACGTAAGGGTGTACTTCATCTTGAAAACCAAAGGTACACTCGGCAAAAAAGTATCGAACACCCATGAGTCGTTTGGATAGAATTTGTCCAACATAATAAAacactttcacttctcacatcacctatttctaaaggtcaaagagtgggtcaatcgagttctaatgagtgtttctttaggctcatgctactggggaagggtcacactaccaccagggtcataaaactacccctggaaatgccctcaactcatctgaaacccttgtcaaataggtgaacttgggcgacgaaatgttttaaaatatgtccCATTGAGTAAAATCTATAACAGTGGGtaccaacacaacaccaggtcCATAGATGTCGCTCAAGTTCTATTCAGTCGGCCCGTGGGTGTTCAATGCTATTTTTCCCGATTGTACATGAATGGTTAGGTGAGGATCCATAGCTCTGAGGTGAAGGGTGGGACACGTGCTTGAAAAtgtacagataaatagatagacaagtGCTTGCCATGGAATGTGGGAATGGTTTTCTAAGGGTCAGTGTTTAGTGAGGTCATTGTGCTGGTTGGTGGGCAAGTAGAAGACGGTGTTTGAAAATGTACAGATAAACAGACGAGTGTTAACCGTACATGGAGTGTGGGGGCAGTTATCAAGGAGTCAATGTTTGGAGAGGTCATCATGCTAAGAATCAGTGTTTAGAGAGGTCATTGTGTTGGTTGGCAGGCGAGTAGAAGACGTTTTTGAAAATGTACAGCTAGACGGACGAGTGTTTGCCGTACATGGAGTGTGGGGGCAGTTATCAAGGAGTCAGTGTTTAGGGAGATAATCGTGTTAAGAGTCAGTGTTTAGAGAGGTCATTGTGCTGGTTGGCGTGCGAATAGAAGACGTGTTTGAAAATGTACAGCTAGACAGACAAGTGTTAGCCGTACATGGAGTGTGGGGGCGGTTTTCAAAGAGAGGTCATAATACTGGGTGGCAAGCGAGGTGAAGACTTGTTTGAAAATGTACAGCTAGACAGACAAGTGTTAGCCGTACATGGAGTGTGGGGGCAGATATCAAGGAGTCAGTGTTTAGGGAGATAACCATGCTGGCTGGCGGCGCGGTGAGCCAGACAACCACTAGTCAGCTTAGGTACACGCAgacttttttattccattttgtaTCGCGTCTTTGTAACAATTTTTGGGAACTCGAAATGCTCATACGTATTTTTATTGAATGTCTTATGGTTCGTAAATAGcagagtgtgtacgtgtgtgcgtgtgtgtgtgtagtttggtCATTGCTTTAGCTTCTGCAAACGCTTAACCTAGCTATAAAAATGCTGTGACAAATCATgctaataagatttttttttgttcgttttcgtTCACCAACGTAAGGATAATTAACATAAGGAactagaagaggaaaatagggaatggggaagatctgtgtgtgtgtgtgtgtgtgtgtgtgtgtgtgtgtgtaggtggaggaaatgggaggagagaaaatgacgaagaggatgggaagggaagggaaaggagaaaaggaaagatgtgtgtgtgtgtgtgtgtagagggaggagatgagaggagagagaaaatgacgcAGAGGATGGtcagggaaggaggatggaaaggaacgggagggaaaggagagaagaaaagaagcatatgtgtgtgtgtgtgtgtgtgtgtgtgtgtgtgtgtgtgaggttacaGCAGCTGTGTTCATTACTCTAGGAGGGTTGTGTCAGGTGTGGGGTCGGCACAAAAGGACGACAGGCGTGCTCGTAACAAACACTCCCACACAACAACAACCTGATGCTCACAAAAAAATAGATCGTTAAGTTTATAAAAAAGAAAGCTGATTTATCGGAACGTTActctattattctatttgtctattGCGACGTTAGCGGAGAGGTTAGCCGAAGGGAAATATATCGTATGGAGGTTTTCGGAGAGATGTTTATTTATATACTTGAACCGTCGGGAATCACAACACCGCAAGCCCCAGTTTTCAAGAGGCGAGTACCATTGACATTCTTAATCTGTTGTTACGTAAGGCAGTATCAGGCTCCCTAAGTGACTAACGCCTCAGGTCacactgtaatgcaagagttatcaTTGCCCGAAGTTCCTACATTTTTTAACCCCTTAACTgtagatttcctaccagaagacttcaccaagctacaagaatggatcaaaaagtggctgctacaactcaatgaagaaaaatgtaaagtcctgcaccttgggaggggatatccagcataccagtaccacatgggaaacactccactatccaccacagaggcagagaaagacctgggagtgtatgttaccaggctaccagtgaagggatatccagcacaccaacaccacatgggaaacactccactatccaccacagaggcagagagacctGGGATTGTATGttcccaggctaccagtgaagggatatccagcacaccaataccacatgggaaacactccaccatccaccacagaggcagagaaagacctgggagtgtatgttaccaggctaccaatgaagggatatccagcacaccaataccacatgggaaacactcctctatccactacagaggcagagaaagacctgggagtgtatgttaccaggctaccagtgaagggatatccagcacaccaataccacatgggaaacactccaccatccaccacagaggcagagaaagacctgggagtatatgttaccaggctaccagtgaagggatatccagcacaccaataccacatgggaaacactccactatccaccacagaggcagagaaagacctgggagtgtatgttaccaggctaccagtgaagggatatccagcacaccaataccacatgggaaacactccactatccaccacagaggcagagaaagacctgggagtgtatgttaccaggctaccagtgaagggatatccagcacaccaataccacatgggaaacactccactatccaccagagaggcagagaaagacctgggagtgtatgttaccaggctaccagtgaagagatatccagcacaccaataccacatgggaaacactccactatccaccacagaggcagagaaagacctgggagtgtatgttaccaggctaccagtgaagggatatccagcacaccaataccacatgggaaacactccactatcaaccacagaggcagagaaagacctgggagtgtacgttaccaggctaccagtgaagggatatccagcacaccaataccacatgggaaacactccactgtccaccagagaggcagagaaagacctgggagtgtatgttaccaggctaccagtgaagggatatccagcacaccaataccacatgggaaacactccactatccaccacagaggcagagaaagacctgggagtgtatgttaccaggctaccagtgaagggatatccagcacaccaataccacatgggaaacactccactatccaccacagaggcagagaaagacctgggagtgtatgttaccaggctaccagtgaagggatatccagcacaccaataccacatgggaaacactccactatccaccacagaggcagagaaagacctgggagtatatgttaccaggctaccagtgaaggccaaatccgttccaatcgcagcggacgggttaacagtgaagtcagcagctcaagggcagttTCCTCAGCTTGCTTCACCACACGACTCCGCAAGAATCCATCCGCCAGGTGCCACCTAAAACGGAACACCACCTCATCGCCTCActcgctccttttttttttacaacaaaggagacagctcaagagcacaaaaaaaggaaacaataataaaaaaaagcctgctactcgatgctcctaaaaaaaatcaaaagaggtagccgaaagataggtcagtggCTCATACTATCTTATTTGCGAGCACCCCCCCCTCCTGtgacgggcttgtcggggggcgtttaaagggcgttgattaagacttcagcttccttaaggcggatatattcgtagcctatgtacaggagcgtcggagcgagagcgactgtcgttgtgtgtcagtcggactctcgtgaaggagtgacgagttacaggttggaaaataattgttacaattggtcacgtacgtcaaggtgacctctgcgcaccatcgaaatgcgaagtatacaaaactgagacggtaaacactgacggacgacattcctataaggtggcgtgatctatctgtcgtgggttttttccattgacaattgtatgcctaattcgtggtgatattaaataataataataatacattgatatcctactataacactcctctccacatccctttcctccccctgtgAAATTTGTACCTCCTCCCCCCTGACCTTACATATTCCTGCATAATGGGAACATACGGCAATGATAAATCCGGGCACTGCAACGCTTCAACACGACAGACAACACTTGAAATAAACTCCTTACCGGCAAACCCTATGCCTTGCTCTGTGGCGCCTCCAGGTTTGTGATTTCCGAGGGCTCATTCATCCTCGGTGGTGGTAAATACTTGTACGGTTATTGGGGTTTAGCGAGGGAGGGAGACGCTTGTTGGTAAATGATTATATGGTTGTTGAGTTGAGCGCAGGAGGGAGACATGTTATAAGAAGATTCCCGAGAGTGTGTTCATCCTCAGTGGTGGTAAATAATTCAGTGGTTGTTGGGTTGAGCGCAGGAGGGAGACGCATGTTATAAGAAGATTCCCAAGAGTGTGTTCATCCTCAGTGGCGGTAAATAACTGTATGGTTGTTTAGGTTGAGCGCAGGAGGGAGACATGTTATAAGAAGATTCCCGAGAGTGTGTTCATCCTCAGTGGCGGTAAATCACTGTATGGTTGTTTAGGTTGAGCGCAGGAGGGAGACGCATGTTATAAGAAGATTCCCAAGAGTGTGTTCATCCTCAGTGGTGGTAAATCACTGTATGGTTGTTTAGGTTGAGCGCAGGAGGGAGATGCATGTCATAGTGAAGATTTCCAAGAGTGCTTTCATCCTCAGTGGCGGTAAATACTTATATGGTTGTTTAGGTTGAGCGCAGGAGGGAGACATGTTATAAGAAGCTTCCCGAGAGTGTGTTTTGCTGCAATAGGAACTTCTCTCgggtagaaaataaataaaaaacatcaacaaaagacagaagaacgagaggccagacgTGGAGGTGTCGATTCTGTTTCAGGACACATTCGAACACTTTAGTCGGTCCAGA
Coding sequences:
- the LOC126984599 gene encoding uncharacterized protein LOC126984599 isoform X3 produces the protein MWYWCAGYPFTGSLVTYTPRSFSASVVDSGVFPMWYWCAGYPFTGSLVTYTPRSFSASVVDSGVFPMWYWCAGYPFTGSLVTYTPRSFSASVVDSGVFPMWYWCAGYLFTGSLVTYTPRSFSASLVDSGVFPMWYWCAGYPFTGSLVTYTPRSFSASVVDSGVFPMWYWCAGYPFTGSLVTYTPRSFSASVVDSGVFPMWYWCAGYPFTGSLVTYTPRSFSASVVDSGVFPMWYWCAGYPFTGSLVTHTPRSFSASVVDSGVFPMWYWCAGYPFTGRLVTYTPRSFSASVVDSGVFPMWYWCAGYPFTGSLVTYTPKSFSVSVVDSGVFPMWYWCAGYPLRHFSSLNCNSHFLFHSCSLVRSSGRKSTVKGLTCSTTHSKNSAAAMCRHKQNTAFTGLVALSALNASLDTFN
- the LOC126984599 gene encoding uncharacterized protein LOC126984599 isoform X16 translates to MWYWCAGYPFTGSLVTYTPRSFSASVVDSGVFPMWYWCAGYPFTGSLVTYTPRSFSASVVDSGVFPMWYWCAGYPFTGSLVTYTPRSFSASVVDSGVFPMWYWCAGYPFTGSLVTYTPRSFSASVVDSGVFPMWYWCAGYLFTGSLVTYTPRSFSASLVDSGVFPMWYWCAGYPFTGSLVTYTPRSFSASVVDSGVFPMWYWCAGYPFTGSLVTYTPRSFSASVVDSGVFPMWYWCAGYPFTGRLVTYTPRSFSASVVDSGVFPMWYWCAGYPFTGSLVTYTPKSFSVSVVDSGVFPMWYWCAGYPLRHFSSLNCNSHFLFHSCSLVRSSGRKSTVKGLTCSTTHSKNSAAAMCRHKQNTAFTGLVALSALNASLDTFN
- the LOC126984599 gene encoding uncharacterized protein LOC126984599 isoform X1, whose product is MWYWCAGYPFTGSLVTYTPRSFSASVVDSGVFPMWYWCAGYPFTGSLVTYTPRSFSASVVDSGVFPMWYWCAGYPFTGSLVTYTPRSFSASVVDSGVFPMWYWCAGYPFTGSLVTYTPRSFSASVVDSGVFPMWYWCAGYLFTGSLVTYTPRSFSASLVDSGVFPMWYWCAGYPFTGSLVTYTPRSFSASVVDSGVFPMWYWCAGYPFTGSLVTYTPRSFSASVVDSGVFPMWYWCAGYPFTGSLVTYTPRSFSASVVDSGVFPMWYWCAGYPFTGSLVTHTPRSFSASVVDSGVFPMWYWCAGYPFTGRLVTYTPRSFSASVVDSGVFPMWYWCAGYPFTGSLVTYTPKSFSVSVVDSGVFPMWYWCAGYPLRHFSSLNCNSHFLFHSCSLVRSSGRKSTVKGLTCSTTHSKNSAAAMCRHKQNTAFTGLVALSALNASLDTFN
- the LOC126984599 gene encoding uncharacterized protein LOC126984599 isoform X25, with amino-acid sequence MWYWCAGYPFTGSLVTYTPRSFSASVVDSGVFPMWYWCAGYPFTGSLVTYTPRSFSASVVDSGVFPMWYWCAGYPFTGSLVTYTPRSFSASVVDSGVFPMWYWCAGYPFTGSLVTYTPRSFSASVVDSGVFPMWYWCAGYLFTGSLVTYTPRSFSASLVDSGVFPMWYWCAGYPFTGSLVTYTPRSFSASVVDSGVFPMWYWCAGYPFTGSLVTYTPRSFSASVVDSGVFPMWYWCAGYPFTGSLVTYTPKSFSVSVVDSGVFPMWYWCAGYPLRHFSSLNCNSHFLFHSCSLVRSSGRKSTVKGLTCSTTHSKNSAAAMCRHKQNTAFTGLVALSALNASLDTFN
- the LOC126984599 gene encoding uncharacterized protein LOC126984599 isoform X18 is translated as MWYWCAGYPFTGSLVTYTPRSFSASVVDSGVFPMWYWCAGYPFTGSLVTYTPRSFSASVVDSGVFPMWYWCAGYPFTGSLVTYTPRSFSASVVDSGVFPMWYWCAGYPFTGSLVTYTPRSFSASVVDSGVFPMWYWCAGYLFTGSLVTYTPRSFSASLVDSGVFPMWYWCAGYPFTGSLVTYTPRSFSASVVDSGVFPMWYWCAGYPFTGSLVTYTPRSFSASVVDSGVFPMWYWCAGYPFTGSLVTHTPRSFSASVVDSGVFPMWYWCAGYPFTGSLVTYTPKSFSVSVVDSGVFPMWYWCAGYPLRHFSSLNCNSHFLFHSCSLVRSSGRKSTVKGLTCSTTHSKNSAAAMCRHKQNTAFTGLVALSALNASLDTFN
- the LOC126984599 gene encoding uncharacterized protein LOC126984599 isoform X9, yielding MWYWCAGYPFTGSLVTYTPRSFSASVVDSGVFPMWYWCAGYPFTGSLVTYTPRSFSASVVDSGVFPMWYWCAGYPFTGSLVTYTPRSFSASVVDSGVFPMWYWCAGYPFTGSLVTYTPRSFSASVVDSGVFPMWYWCAGYLFTGSLVTYTPRSFSASVVDSGVFPMWYWCAGYPFTGSLVTYTPRSFSASVVDSGVFPMWYWCAGYPFTGSLVTYTPRSFSASVVDSGVFPMWYWCAGYPFTGSLVTHTPRSFSASVVDSGVFPMWYWCAGYPFTGRLVTYTPRSFSASVVDSGVFPMWYWCAGYPFTGSLVTYTPKSFSVSVVDSGVFPMWYWCAGYPLRHFSSLNCNSHFLFHSCSLVRSSGRKSTVKGLTCSTTHSKNSAAAMCRHKQNTAFTGLVALSALNASLDTFN